A single Cyclopterus lumpus isolate fCycLum1 chromosome 15, fCycLum1.pri, whole genome shotgun sequence DNA region contains:
- the LOC117744482 gene encoding calcium homeostasis modulator protein 2-like isoform X1 → MYKVDFVFWTPQFFLTCHSTGCCKWIIKSESHVPPQDTSTAPADIPVKPNSRLCRVILSKDTRHPTMAAVALVTENFKFVSLFFKSKDVMIFNGLIALGTVASQTAYNVFAFECPCSSGRNYLYGLATIGAPALAFFLVGIMMNNSLWDLVSECRLRRCRKLSGASAFALLGTIVGRGMVAPITWVVFSLLQGQAYMCAFSEFVDPGTLEGFPSGQGRKVMAKFPCQDSVPTELRSFWAEVERRLKFESQLIGWLLVAVMSVTVFLILCLKRCSSPLGYQQENYWSQYRSNEKTLFQRTAAVHARLLAAENVKTFFGFVDLATDEKEQLAEHQSAGPICSTNWNRVTGVYLYRENKGLPLYSRLNKWATYSLENNVEAMEKEMDVLS, encoded by the exons ATGTATAAAGTTGATTTTGTGTTTTGGACTCCCCAGTTTTTCCTGACATGTCATTCCACCGGATGCTGCAAATGGATCATAAAGTCTGAGTCACATGTCCCGCCTCAGGACACTTCCACAGC CCCAGCCGACATTCCTGTAAAACCAAACTCACGGCTCTGCCGCGTAATTCTCAGCAAAGACACCCGACATCCCACCATGGCAGCTGTAGCGCTCGTCACAGAGAACTTTAAGTTTGTGTCGCTCTTCTTCAAGAGCAAAGATGTGATGATCTTCAACGGTCTGATTGCTCTGGGCACCGTGGCCAGCCAGACTGCATACAACGTTTTCGCCTTCGAATGTCCTTGTTCGTCTGGGAGGAACTACCTCTACGGCCTGGCGACCATCGGCGCTCCGGCGCTGGCATTTTTCCTTGTGGGAATAATGATGAACAACAGCCTTTGGGACCTGGTGTCTGAGTGTCGGCTCAGAAGGTGCCGGAAGCTGTCGGGGGCCTCTGCCTTTGCGCTGCTGGGAACCATCGTCGGTCGAGGTATGGTGGCTCCTATAACGTGGGTAGTTTTCTCATTGCTGCAGGGCCAGGCGTACATGTGTGCCTTCAGCGAGTTCGTGGACCCCGGCACGCTGGAGGGCTTCCCCTCGGGTCAAGGGCGGAAGGTCATGGCGAAATTCCCGTGTCAGGACAGCGTTCCAACAGAGCTGCGAAGCTTCTGGGCCGAAGTTGAGCGACGACTGAAATTTGAATCTCAG CTGATAGGCTGGCTGCTGGTGGCAGTAATGtcagtgacggtgttcctgATCCTGTGCTTGAAGCGCTGCTCCTCTCCACTCGGCTACCAGCAGGAGAACTACTGGTCCCAGTACCGCTCGAACGAAAAGACCCTCTTCCAGCGCACGGCGGCTGTCCACGCCCGCCTGCTGGCCGCGGAGAACGTTAAGACCTTCTTTGGCTTTGTGGACCTGGCGACGGACGAGAAGGAGCAGCTGGCTGAGCACCAGAGTGCCGGTCCCATCTGCAGCACCAACTGGAACAGGGTGACTGGCGTTTACCTCTACAGGGAGAATAAAGGACTGCCTCTGTACAGCAGGCTCAACAAATGGGCCACGTACAGCTTGGAGAACAATgtggaggccatggagaaggagatggacGTGCTCAGCTGA
- the LOC117744482 gene encoding calcium homeostasis modulator protein 2-like isoform X2, with amino-acid sequence MAAVALVTENFKFVSLFFKSKDVMIFNGLIALGTVASQTAYNVFAFECPCSSGRNYLYGLATIGAPALAFFLVGIMMNNSLWDLVSECRLRRCRKLSGASAFALLGTIVGRGMVAPITWVVFSLLQGQAYMCAFSEFVDPGTLEGFPSGQGRKVMAKFPCQDSVPTELRSFWAEVERRLKFESQLIGWLLVAVMSVTVFLILCLKRCSSPLGYQQENYWSQYRSNEKTLFQRTAAVHARLLAAENVKTFFGFVDLATDEKEQLAEHQSAGPICSTNWNRVTGVYLYRENKGLPLYSRLNKWATYSLENNVEAMEKEMDVLS; translated from the exons ATGGCAGCTGTAGCGCTCGTCACAGAGAACTTTAAGTTTGTGTCGCTCTTCTTCAAGAGCAAAGATGTGATGATCTTCAACGGTCTGATTGCTCTGGGCACCGTGGCCAGCCAGACTGCATACAACGTTTTCGCCTTCGAATGTCCTTGTTCGTCTGGGAGGAACTACCTCTACGGCCTGGCGACCATCGGCGCTCCGGCGCTGGCATTTTTCCTTGTGGGAATAATGATGAACAACAGCCTTTGGGACCTGGTGTCTGAGTGTCGGCTCAGAAGGTGCCGGAAGCTGTCGGGGGCCTCTGCCTTTGCGCTGCTGGGAACCATCGTCGGTCGAGGTATGGTGGCTCCTATAACGTGGGTAGTTTTCTCATTGCTGCAGGGCCAGGCGTACATGTGTGCCTTCAGCGAGTTCGTGGACCCCGGCACGCTGGAGGGCTTCCCCTCGGGTCAAGGGCGGAAGGTCATGGCGAAATTCCCGTGTCAGGACAGCGTTCCAACAGAGCTGCGAAGCTTCTGGGCCGAAGTTGAGCGACGACTGAAATTTGAATCTCAG CTGATAGGCTGGCTGCTGGTGGCAGTAATGtcagtgacggtgttcctgATCCTGTGCTTGAAGCGCTGCTCCTCTCCACTCGGCTACCAGCAGGAGAACTACTGGTCCCAGTACCGCTCGAACGAAAAGACCCTCTTCCAGCGCACGGCGGCTGTCCACGCCCGCCTGCTGGCCGCGGAGAACGTTAAGACCTTCTTTGGCTTTGTGGACCTGGCGACGGACGAGAAGGAGCAGCTGGCTGAGCACCAGAGTGCCGGTCCCATCTGCAGCACCAACTGGAACAGGGTGACTGGCGTTTACCTCTACAGGGAGAATAAAGGACTGCCTCTGTACAGCAGGCTCAACAAATGGGCCACGTACAGCTTGGAGAACAATgtggaggccatggagaaggagatggacGTGCTCAGCTGA